One window of Equus caballus isolate H_3958 breed thoroughbred chromosome 3, TB-T2T, whole genome shotgun sequence genomic DNA carries:
- the RPL13 gene encoding large ribosomal subunit protein eL13 — MAPSRNGMILKPHFHKDWQRRVATWFNQPARKIRRRKARQAKARRIAPRPACGPVRPVVRCPTVRYHTRVRAGRGFSLEELRVAGIHKKVARTIGISVDPRRRNKSTESLQANVQRLKEYRSKLILFPRRPSAPKKGDSSAEELKLATQLTGPVMPIRNVYKKEKARAITDEEKNFKAFASLRMARANARLFGIRAKRAKEAAEQDVEKKK; from the exons ATGGCGCCCAGCCGGAATGGCATGATCCTGAAGCCGCACTTCCACAAGGACTGGCAGCGGCGCGTGGCCACGTGGTTCAACCAGCCGGCGCGTAAGATCCGCAG GCGCAAGGCCCGGCAGGCCAAGGCGCGGCGCATCGCCCCGCGGCCGGCGTGCGGCCCGGTCCGGCCCGTCGTGCGCTGCCCCACCGTCAGGTACCACACCCGCGTGCGCGCCGGCAGGGGCTTCAGCCTGGAGGAGCTGCGG GTGGCCGGCATCCACAAGAAGGTGGCCCGGACCATCGGGATCTCGGTGGACCCCAGGAGGCGGAACAAGTCCACCGAGTCCCTGCAGGCCAACGTGCAGCGGCTGAAGGAGTACCGCTCCAAGCTCATCCTCTTCCCCAGGAGGCCCTCGGCCCCCAAGAAGGGGGACAGCTCG GCGGAAGAACTCAAATTGGCCACCCAGCTGACAGGACCGGTTATGCCTATACGGAAC GTCTACAAGAAGGAGAAGGCCAGAGCCATCACGGACGAGGAGAAGAACTTCAAGGCCTTCGCCAGCCTCCGCATGGCCCGCGCCAACGCCCGGCTCTTTGGCATCCGGGCAAAAAGGGCCAAGGAGGCCGCAGAGCAggatgtggaaaagaaaaaataa